Proteins from a genomic interval of Ignavibacteriales bacterium:
- a CDS encoding periplasmic heavy metal sensor — protein sequence MKRLMMTLIVLMLVVLVSALAQQDQKKEAPAPKVVKGVPLEMKHGHMQGEMGGMMGGMMGGAQGGPMAFLKLTEEQRTKVQDLALAHQKEMIAARADLQKQHASLKLEVTADKFNESKVKSIQGEISKLSSEIAMKTFLHQRAVRDLLTPDQKKQFDRHVLAGGMMGGRGPMGPGGMMKQGGMKGQGGMMGRGGMTGRGGMMGRGVMMGGKGMGPGGMMHQGAMNGSMDCDQCKGKK from the coding sequence ATGAAGAGGCTGATGATGACGTTGATCGTGTTGATGCTCGTGGTGCTGGTGTCGGCACTCGCGCAGCAGGATCAAAAGAAGGAAGCACCGGCGCCTAAAGTAGTCAAGGGGGTGCCGCTCGAGATGAAGCACGGACATATGCAAGGTGAGATGGGTGGAATGATGGGCGGTATGATGGGTGGTGCACAGGGAGGTCCCATGGCATTCCTGAAGCTCACAGAAGAACAGCGAACGAAGGTCCAGGATCTCGCGCTCGCACACCAGAAAGAAATGATCGCCGCCCGGGCAGACCTTCAGAAGCAGCACGCCTCGTTGAAGCTGGAAGTGACGGCGGACAAGTTCAACGAAAGCAAAGTGAAGTCGATCCAGGGCGAGATTTCAAAGCTTTCAAGTGAGATTGCCATGAAGACCTTTCTGCATCAGCGGGCTGTCAGAGATTTGCTCACGCCGGATCAGAAAAAGCAGTTCGATCGGCACGTGCTGGCAGGAGGCATGATGGGAGGCCGAGGGCCGATGGGTCCCGGTGGGATGATGAAGCAAGGTGGTATGAAGGGTCAAGGCGGAATGATGGGACGTGGCGGAATGACGGGACGAGGGGGAATGATGGGTCGTGGAGTTATGATGGGCGGCAAAGGAATGGGGCCAGGCGGTATGATGCATCAAGGTGCCATGAACGGTTCGATGGATTGCGATCAATGCAAAGGCAAGAAGTAG
- a CDS encoding zf-HC2 domain-containing protein, with product MKQHSHIRSLLLPWIELRLNARDQQLVESHLKECPSCRAYFERLSAALLPAQEVPRNTLAADPFLPTRIRAMVDSSKQPSREVKAVVVRWTLMSAMFVAAVLCGAYLGEALSYRTSTVTEQNVITEYSESLEVGGIADRLQSIAQSSTEAAK from the coding sequence GTGAAACAACACTCCCACATACGATCCCTTCTTCTCCCCTGGATTGAGCTCAGGCTGAACGCACGCGACCAGCAGCTTGTCGAGAGCCACCTGAAAGAATGCCCGTCGTGCAGGGCGTATTTTGAACGGTTGTCGGCGGCTTTGCTCCCTGCTCAGGAAGTGCCGCGCAACACTCTGGCGGCGGATCCTTTCCTCCCAACTCGCATCAGAGCGATGGTCGATTCATCAAAACAGCCGTCGCGTGAAGTGAAGGCGGTAGTTGTGCGTTGGACGCTGATGTCGGCAATGTTCGTGGCGGCCGTCCTGTGCGGCGCGTATCTGGGCGAAGCGCTTTCGTACAGGACTTCGACGGTCACCGAGCAGAATGTCATCACCGAATATTCCGAGTCACTTGAAGTGGGAGGTATAGCAGATCGTTTGCAGTCGATTGCGCAGTCAAGCACGGAGGCGGCGAAATGA
- a CDS encoding sigma-70 family RNA polymerase sigma factor has translation MPSFEEIYLSYGERVLNLLHRFTSREQVARDLQQDVFIKVYEHIGSFENRSQIYTWIYRITVNHALNYLKRERRNVWFDLMDESVGELLTHEKIETAGFGRSEVPRPDQILEDQERAALTQQAIDALHPNHKIPFVLFKDEHLSYDEIARVLNISHSAVETRIHRARKALIKKLGPLIR, from the coding sequence ATGCCTTCCTTCGAGGAGATCTATCTCTCCTACGGTGAACGCGTGTTGAATCTGCTCCATCGGTTCACTTCGCGGGAACAGGTTGCACGTGATCTCCAGCAGGACGTGTTCATCAAAGTGTATGAGCACATTGGGTCGTTCGAAAACCGATCACAGATTTATACCTGGATCTACAGGATCACCGTCAATCATGCCCTCAATTACCTCAAGCGTGAACGCCGCAATGTCTGGTTCGATCTGATGGACGAGAGCGTCGGGGAACTTCTGACGCACGAGAAGATCGAAACAGCGGGTTTCGGCAGAAGTGAGGTTCCTCGCCCCGATCAAATTCTCGAGGACCAGGAGCGGGCGGCACTTACCCAACAGGCCATCGACGCCCTTCATCCGAACCACAAGATCCCGTTTGTTCTGTTCAAGGATGAACACCTCTCCTACGACGAGATAGCCAGGGTGCTCAATATCAGCCACAGCGCGGTGGAAACGCGCATTCACAGAGCCCGCAAAGCGCTTATAAAGAAACTCGGTCCCCTGATTCGCTAA
- a CDS encoding Na+:solute symporter, with product MHLQLVDWIIVAATLVVCFLPALFFGRRAGKSTSEFFASGRAVPWWLAGLSMVATTFSSDTPNLVTDIVRRNGVAGNWVWWAFVLTGVATVFFYARLWRRSGVMTDLEFYELRYSGKAASLVRGFRSVYLGFFFNCMIMASVNLAACKIAAILFGMERWQTLLFVGALNVVFATHSGLWGVLVIDMVQFFIKMTAVIAAAYFAVNLPQVGGLTGLVDKLSTIKGPGGLNYLNILPDFTNNWDMAIAIFIMPIAVQWWAVWYPGAEPGGGSYIAQRMLASKSEKDALGAVLFFNIAHYVLRPWPWILTGLASIIVYPQLSDIQAAFPNLDPKLLGHDIAFPAMLKFLPVGFIGLMVGGLIAANSSTILTHLNWGASYLVHDFYRRFIKKDATEKHYVFAGRMGTIILFFSASGMVFLLDTAKDAFDIILQVGAGTGLLYLVRWFWWRINAWCEVVAMVSSFAVSIALLILARNGIHFSTHAALLVTIAFTTVCWLVTVYVGPETDRKTLIDFYKKVRPFGPGWKRIRAEAGVSEAEARATHENIPMALLGWVAGSAAIWSALFTVGNFLYGRTETALMLLAVFVVSGSALLYVVNRLWSDKGFVEQS from the coding sequence ATGCACCTACAGCTCGTCGATTGGATCATTGTCGCTGCGACACTCGTTGTCTGTTTTCTGCCGGCATTGTTTTTTGGCAGGCGTGCGGGGAAAAGCACCTCGGAGTTCTTCGCCTCCGGCAGAGCTGTGCCTTGGTGGCTGGCCGGTCTCTCCATGGTTGCCACGACATTCAGCAGCGACACGCCGAACCTCGTGACGGATATTGTCAGGCGCAACGGTGTTGCGGGGAACTGGGTCTGGTGGGCATTCGTGCTGACAGGTGTTGCAACCGTTTTCTTCTACGCGCGGCTGTGGCGGCGATCTGGAGTGATGACCGATCTGGAATTCTACGAGCTCCGGTACTCAGGCAAGGCCGCGAGCCTCGTCCGCGGCTTTCGTTCGGTCTACCTGGGTTTCTTCTTCAATTGCATGATCATGGCGTCGGTCAACCTTGCGGCCTGCAAGATCGCGGCCATTCTGTTTGGCATGGAACGGTGGCAAACCTTGTTGTTTGTGGGGGCGCTCAATGTCGTGTTCGCGACACACTCGGGCCTCTGGGGCGTACTCGTGATTGACATGGTGCAATTTTTCATCAAGATGACCGCAGTGATTGCCGCCGCGTACTTTGCGGTCAACCTGCCGCAGGTCGGCGGCTTGACCGGCCTTGTCGACAAGCTCTCCACAATCAAAGGACCCGGCGGACTGAATTATCTTAACATCCTGCCTGATTTCACGAACAACTGGGACATGGCGATTGCGATTTTCATCATGCCGATCGCCGTCCAATGGTGGGCTGTGTGGTACCCCGGTGCAGAGCCGGGAGGCGGAAGCTACATTGCACAGCGGATGCTTGCTTCGAAATCTGAAAAAGACGCACTCGGAGCGGTGTTGTTTTTCAACATCGCGCACTATGTTCTGCGCCCATGGCCGTGGATTCTGACGGGGTTGGCATCCATCATCGTCTATCCGCAATTGTCCGATATCCAGGCTGCGTTTCCAAATCTCGATCCCAAACTTCTGGGTCACGACATCGCTTTTCCGGCGATGCTCAAGTTCCTGCCCGTCGGGTTCATCGGTTTGATGGTGGGGGGATTGATCGCGGCCAACTCATCTACGATCCTCACTCATTTGAACTGGGGAGCATCATACCTTGTCCACGACTTTTATCGGCGGTTCATCAAGAAGGACGCCACGGAGAAACACTATGTTTTTGCCGGACGGATGGGAACCATCATACTGTTCTTCTCAGCCTCGGGGATGGTGTTCCTGCTCGACACGGCAAAAGACGCATTCGACATCATACTCCAGGTGGGCGCCGGCACGGGCTTGCTGTACCTTGTCCGTTGGTTCTGGTGGCGCATCAACGCCTGGTGCGAAGTTGTGGCAATGGTAAGTTCCTTCGCTGTATCCATCGCCCTTTTGATCCTTGCCAGGAACGGCATCCACTTCTCGACACATGCCGCGTTGTTGGTCACCATCGCCTTTACAACGGTTTGCTGGCTTGTCACAGTGTACGTCGGTCCGGAGACCGATCGCAAAACGCTCATTGATTTCTACAAGAAAGTCCGCCCCTTCGGTCCTGGCTGGAAGAGAATACGCGCAGAAGCAGGTGTGTCAGAGGCGGAAGCGCGGGCAACACATGAGAACATTCCCATGGCTTTGCTCGGATGGGTCGCCGGGAGCGCCGCCATCTGGTCCGCCCTCTTTACCGTGGGGAACTTCCTCTACGGACGAACCGAGACTGCTCTCATGCTCCTTGCGGTCTTTGTGGTAAGTGGATCCGCGCTGCTCTACGTTGTCAACAGGCTTTGGTCAGACAAGGGGTTTGTGGAGCAATCATAG
- a CDS encoding nitroreductase family protein has product MNAFRSTVVLMCVAGLTLGYAQGPKTIQLPAPQQEIGKPLMQALKARQSSRIFDSKPLPLQELSNLLWAAYGINRPESGKRTAPSAMNWQEIDIYVALPEAMYVYEAKSHILAPVVAKDLREATGKQPFVKDAPVAFVYVADAARMKNASEEDRALYSAADAGFIAQNVYLYCASQGLSVVVRGLVDRPLLAKEMNLRPEQRILLAQTVGYPKP; this is encoded by the coding sequence GTGAACGCATTCCGAAGCACCGTTGTCTTGATGTGTGTTGCAGGGTTGACCCTCGGGTATGCTCAAGGGCCAAAGACTATTCAGCTGCCCGCCCCTCAGCAGGAAATTGGCAAGCCGCTCATGCAAGCGCTCAAAGCGCGTCAGTCGTCGCGGATCTTCGATTCGAAACCTCTCCCGCTTCAGGAACTGTCGAATCTTCTCTGGGCGGCGTATGGCATCAACCGTCCGGAGTCTGGGAAAAGGACGGCGCCGTCTGCGATGAACTGGCAGGAAATTGACATCTACGTGGCTCTGCCGGAAGCGATGTATGTGTACGAAGCGAAATCTCACATTCTTGCGCCGGTTGTCGCGAAGGATCTTCGTGAAGCGACGGGGAAGCAGCCATTTGTCAAAGACGCGCCGGTAGCATTTGTGTATGTTGCCGACGCAGCCAGGATGAAAAACGCGTCGGAAGAGGACAGGGCCTTGTACAGTGCAGCAGACGCTGGTTTCATTGCTCAAAATGTGTACCTTTATTGCGCGTCACAAGGGCTCTCGGTCGTCGTCCGGGGGCTGGTCGACCGTCCCTTGCTGGCAAAAGAAATGAACCTGCGGCCCGAGCAAAGAATCCTGCTTGCGCAGACAGTGGGATATCCGAAGCCATGA